The sequence below is a genomic window from Microbacterium abyssi.
CGGACCCTGGGCTCGACGGCGTCGACGCCGTCATCATCGACGAGGTGCACGAACGCGCCCTCGAGACTGACCTGCTGATCGGACTCCTCGGCGAGGTGCGCGAACTCCGCGACGATCTCGTCATCGTCGCCATGTCCGCCACGCTCGACGCTGAGAAGATCGCCGGCGTGCTGGGGCAGGGCGCCGTGGGCCAGGATGCCGCACCCGCCCCCATCGTCACCCAGACAGTCCCCCAGCATCCGCTCGAGGAGCGCTGGGCACCGAGCTCCGCACCACGACTCGATGAGCGCGGAGTCACCTGGGCTTTCCTCGACCACGTGGCGGATGTCACGGCATCAGCCGGTCTCGACCTGTTCCGCGCCGATCCGGCGGCCGACGTCCTCGTCTTCGCGCCGGGCGCGCGCGAGGTGTCCGAGATCGCTCACCGCGTCCGCCGGCGCGCCGGCGACGTCGACGTCCGTGAACTGCACGGGCAGCTGACCGCGGTCGAGCAGGATGCCGTGATCCGGGGCCGCGGCATCCAGGGACCCCCGCGCATCATCGTCACGACGTCGCTCGCCGAGTCGTCGCTCACCGTTCCCGGCGTGCGCCTCGTCGTCGACACCTGCCTGTCCCGCTATCCGCAACGCGACGCCGCTCGCGGCATGAGCGGTCTCGTCACGGGCCCGACCTCCCGGGCCTCGGCGGTCCAGCGCGCCGGGCGCGCGACGCGCCAGGGCGCGGGGACGGTCATCCGCTGCGTCGACGAGCGCACGTTCGCGGCGGCCCCGTCCCGTCCGGCACCCGAGATCGCGACGACCGATCTGACGGATGCCGCACTGCTGCTCGCGTGCTGGGGCGCTCCGGGCGGGGCGGGTCTGCGGCTTCTCGACCCGATGCCCGCCGACAGCCTGAACGACGCCCTCACCGTGCTGCGCGGACTCGGCGCGATCTACGACGACGGCCGGGCCACGCCCGCCGGGCGGGAACTCGCCCGCGTTCCGACCGATCCTCGCCTCGCCCGCGCGCTCCGCGACGGCGCACCGCTGGTGGGGGCGAGATTCGCCGCCGAAGTCGTCGCGCTCCTGGGCGGAGAGATCCGCATCGCCGACGGCGACCTCGCCGCCGCGCTCGTCGCGATGCGAGATCGCCGGGCGCCCGATTCCCGTCGCTGGGCACAGGAGGTCACCCGCCTCCTGCGTTCGGTGAACTCCGCGGCCCCTCACAGCACCCGGGCGACCACCGACGACATCGGCCTCGTCGTCGCGCTCGCGTTCCCCGAACGGGTCGCCCGGCGCGTGGATCGCTCGGCTCACGGAGCGACCTTCCTGCTGGCATCCGGAACCCGCGCCGGGATCACCGGTCCGCTGGCCGACGCCGAATGGCTGGCCGTGGCGGACGTCTCACGGGCGCAGGGGCGTGCGGCCGGTGGCACCGGGGCCGTCATCCGCGCCGCCGCCACGATCTCCGAGGAACACGTCGAGCAGGCGGCCGGTCATCTCCTCACCGATCGCGTCGAGGCGGACTTCTCGGGCGGACGCGTCGTCGCGCGTCGCGAGCGGCGCATCGGCGCGATCGTGCGGTCGTCCGTCCCGGTGCGCGCGCAGGCCGACGACGGCGGCCGCGACGCCGTGCGCCGAGCGATCGAACAGTACGGCCTCGGCGTCTTCACGTGGTCGGATGCCGCGGACGCCCTTCGATGCCGGCTCGCCCTGCTGCATCGAGAGCTCGGGATGCCGTGGCCCGACGTCTCGGACGGCGCACTGCTCGCCGGCCTCGACACATGGCTCGATCCGGAGCTCGATTCCCTCGCAGGCGGCGCCCCCGCTGCGCGCATCGACCTCGCCCCGGCGCTGCGACGTCTGCTGCCCTGGCCCGCCGCCGCAGACCTCGACGCCCTCGCGCCCGAGCGTCTCGAGGTACCGAGCGGTTCGCGCGTCCGCATCGCCTACCCGCCGCTCGACGATCCAGCGGCACGACCGGTCGTCGCCGTCAAACTGCAGGAGTGCTTCGGGTGGGCGCAGACCCCGCGACTGGTGAACGGACGCGTGCCGGTGCTGTTCCATCTGCTCTCGCCGGCCGGACGCCCGCTGGCCGTCACCGCCGACCTCGCGTCGTTCTGGTCGGGTCCGTATGCGCAGGTGCGCGCGGAGATGCGGGGACGGTACCCGAAGCATCCCTGGCCGGAGGACCCCTGGGATGCCGCGCCGACCCGTCACACGAAGAATCGGGCAGAGCGGGCGTAGGTGGCGCGGGGCTAACGGGTGCGACGGCGCAGGGTGAGAGATGCGAGCAGAAGTGCGCCGACGGCGAAGGCGAGCACGATCAGCAGCGGACCGAACACGTCCCACCCCTCATCCCCCGCGGCGACCGCGTTGATCGTGTCGATCGCGTAACTGAGCGGCAGCCAGTCGGAGATGGCGTACAGCACGTCCGGCATCTGATCGCGCGGCATGAACAGTCCGCCGAGGATGATCTGCGGGAACACCAGCAACGGCATGAACTGCACGGCCTGGAACTCGGTCTGCGCGAAAGCGCTTGCGAGCAGACCGAGTGCGGTGCCGAGAAGGGCGTCGACGATCGCGACGAGTCCGAGCTGCCACAGCGGCCCGTCGACGGACAGCCCGCACACCCAGACGGCGAAGCTCACGGTGACGACCGCCTGCAGCAGCGCCATCAGACCGAACGCCAGCGCGTACCCGAGGATGAAGTCCGGTTTGCCCAGCGGTGTCGTCATCAGCCGCTCGAGCGTCCCGGACCGCCGTTCGCGCAGCGTCGTGATCGACGTGATCAGGAACATCACGATGAACGGGAACAGCGCCAGGATCGCCCCGCCGAACTGGTCGAACACGCCCTCCTGGTCGCTGAACAGCCAGGCGAACAGCCCGACCAGCAGACTCGGTGCGATCAGCATCAGGGCGATCGAGCGGGGGTCGTGCCGCAGTTGCGCCAGCACCCGTCCCGCGGTCGCGAACGTCCGGCGCCCGTTCACTCTCCGGCCTCCTCTTCGGTCTCGCGCGCTTCTCGACGCGACCGGCGGGTCTCGCCGTTCGGCGATGCGGATGCCGTGCGATCCCGCTCGATCAGGGCGAGGAACGCGGCCTCCGGGTCGGACGTGCCGGTGTCCTCCAGGAGTGCGGACGGGGTCGTGTCGGCGATGATCCGCCCTTCGCGCATCAGCAGCAGCCGATCGCATCGCAGCGCCTCGTCCATCACGTGGCTCGACACGACCATCGTCACGCCGCGATCGGCAAGGCCACGGAACAGCTGCCACAGCTCGGAGCGCAGTACCGGATCGAGGCCGACGGTGGGCTCGTCGAGCACGATCAGCTCCGGGGAGCCGATCAGCGCCATCCCGAGCGAAACCCGGATGCTCTGTCCGCCGCTCACGGAATCGACCAGCTGCCCGGCCTGACCCCGCAGCCCGACCTCGTCGATCACGCGGTCGACGTCCCCCTTCGGCGCCTTCAGGAGCGACGCGACGTAGGCGAGGTTCTGCCGAACGCTCAGGTCGCCGTAGACCGCCGCACCCTGCGTACCGTAGGCGACGCGATGCCGGAGCTGCCGCGATCCCCCCGGCTCGCCGAGAACCATGACGTCACCGGAAGTGATCTTCTGCACGCCGACGATCGAGCGCATGAGCGTGGTCTTGCCGCATCCGGACGGCCCGAGAAGGCCGGTGATCTGCCCTCGCGGGATCGTGAGGTCGACCCCGTCGAAGACCCGCACCGCGCCGCGGCGCACATGCAGGTCAGCGATCTCGACCGCCGGGTTATTCATCATGTGATGAATATTGCACCCGTGACGCCCAGGGGTCAAGGGGATGTGCGGTTCAGTCGAACAGGTAGCGCTGGACCGTCGGCCCGACCCGCGCCACGAGCTCGTCCACCGATGCCCCCGTCAGCGCGGGGAGCTTCACGATGTACCGGGCGATGATGAGCCCGGCGATCTGCGATGCGACGAGCGAGGCGCGCAGCTCGGCATCCGGAGCATCGATCTCCGCGGCGATCCGCGGCAGCAGCTCTCGAGACATGAAGCCCGTGACGAGCGGACCGGTCAGCTTTCCGCTGACGACCGTGCGGAGCACCATGACACCGCGCTTTCGTACGTCGGGCCGCTCGAACGACTCCAGCACGAAGCGCACGATGCGCTCCCCCGCGTCGCCCCGCGGCCCGCGGAGGATCGCGGGCACCTCGACGTCGGGGCGGACCGGGAACCCGGCGACCTCGGCGAAAAGATCGGCCTTGGTGCCGAAGTAGTGGTGCACCAGCGCCGAGTCGACCTCCGCCCGCGCCGCGATCGCGCGCATGGTCGCGCCGTCGTAGCCGTGCTCGCCGAACTCGTGCATCGCCGCGGCCTCGATCCGCGCACGGGCGTCGGAGGCGCCGGGGGGCCTGCCGCGCCCGCGTCTGCTCACCATGGGCACAGCCTACGACTCGTCAGCACTCGATGACGTTGACCGCGAGGCCGCCTTCGCTGGTCTCCTTGTACTTCGTCGACATGTCGGCCCCGGTCTGCCGCATCGTCTCGACGACGGCATCCAGCGACACGTAGTGCTCGCCGTCACCGCGCAGTGCGAGGCGTGCGGCGGTCACCGCGGTGGATGCCGCGATCGCATTGCGTTCGATGCACGGGATCTGCACGAGCCCGCCGATGGGATCGCAGGTGAGCCCGAGGTGATGCTCCATGGCGATCTCGGCGGCGTTCTCGATCTGCCGGCTCGTGCCGCCCATCACCGCGGTCAGGCCACCCGCGGCCATGGCACATGCGGAGCCGACCTCGGCCTGGCATCCGCCCTCCGCGCCGGAGATCGATGCATTCGCCTTGAAGAGGGAGCCGAGGGCGGTCGCGGTGAGCAGGAAGCGGCGGATGCCACGGCGGCGGTTCGCCTCGGCGATGTGCGCTTCAAAGTCCTCTTGCGGGTCGTTGAGCGAAGGAGGCGAAGCCTCCGCAGACGAAACGGGCTGAGCGACCGAAGGGAGTCGAAGCCCTTCGCTCCCGCTGAAACCGAGGAGGGCGCTGCCGACCAGCTCGCCGTACGGCGTGACAGCGTTGCCGGAGCCGAGCCCCGAGTCGGCGAGGAACCGCCACCAGTACATCGCGACGGCGGGCAGGATGCCGGCGGCACCGTTCGTGGGGGCGGTGACCACGCGCCCGCCCGCGGCGTTCTCCTCGTTCACGGCGAGCGCGAACGCGCCGAGCCACTCGCCCGGGATCGCGGGAGCTCCCTCCGCCTCGATGGCGTCGAGCTGCTCGCGGATCGCGCCGGCGCGACGCTTGACCTTGAGGATGCCGGGGAGCACCCCGTCGGCATGCAGACCGGCGTCTACGCATCCGGCCATGGCATCCCAGATCGCGTCGAGCCCGGCCGCGACCTCTGCCTCCGACCGCAGGGCCATCTCGTTCTCGCGGGCGATGTCGGCGATCGTGATGCCGCGCTCGTCACACAGCGCGATCAGCGAGGCGGCATCCGTGTAGTCGAGCGGGAAGCCGCCGGCGGCGATCTGCGCGTCTTCGCCGTCGCGGCGGATGAACCCGCCGCCGATCGAGTAGTACGTATCCTCCACGAGAACGCCGCCATCGGCGCCGTGCGCACGGATCGTCATGGCATTCGGATGCCCTGGGAGCCGGGTACGCGGTGCGAACTCGATGTCGTCCTTAGCGAACGGCACGGCGTGCCTGCCTGCGATGAACAGGCGGCCGCCCTTGGGGAACGACGACCATGCGGCGCGGACCTCGTCCGGATCGCATGTCTCAGGCGTCAGGCCGCGAAGCCCTGCGACGACGGCATCAGGTGTGCCGTGCCCGATACCAGTGGCGCCGAGCGATCCGTACAGCGTGCAGGTCACGCGGGCCACGCCGGCCAGGCGTTCGTGAGCGGCGAGTCGCTGCGAGAAGTCGAGAGCTGCCCGCATCGGGCCCACCGTGTGGGAGCTGGATGGCCCCACGCCGATGGAGAACAGATCGAAGGCCGAGACGTACGCAGTCACCCCTCCAGGCTACGCTGGCGCGCGGATCGGAGGCGCGCGGGGCGGAAACGAAACGAGCCCCGTCGCTTTCGCGACGGGGCTCTACTGTCTCAACACAGTGTGCGCCACAAGGGACTCGAACCCCTAACCTTCTGATCCGTAGTCAGATGCTCTATCCATTGAGCTAGTGGCGCATTCTTCGGCTCTGTTTCAGCGAAACGGGCCTCAGCAAGAATACATGACGGAGCGCGCGAACGCGAAACCGGCGATCAGGAGGCCGCCTCGCGCTTACGCTTGGCACGCTGCCGCGATGACAGCGCCTGCAGATCGACGAGGCGGAGCGCCTGCATCCGCGCCTCGCGCATGGTGGCGTAGTCGGGATCCTGCTCGGGGCGCATGCTCTCGACGACCAGCCGCCGGTCGAGGTTGCCGCGCACGTCGGCCCACGCGGCCTGGCGGGCGTCCTCGACGAGCACTCCGAGCTTCTCAGGGTCTTCGGCCATGGCCTTGAGGCGATCGGCGACGCCGGCGTACTGCCTGGCCCTGCGCCGGAGGTTGCGTACATCGCGATCGCGGTAGTCGTGCGTGCCCGCAGGGTCGGAGTAGCGCCCACGAGCGCGCTTGCGCAGCCGGACCATCGCGTCGGCAGCCTGCTCGGACTCGGCCGCCATCGCCAGAAGGGCTTGACGGGCATCATCGACGTACTTGTCGGAGTCGAAGACACCGCCCTTGGCGATCGTTCCGACGAGGATCTGGTTCTTCAGCGTCAAGCGCGCGGCAGCCGTCGCGATCGCGACACCTTCCGCGATGGCATCCGCTGTTCGTCCCACCACGACCTCCTGATCTGATCGTATCGTTCCCCACCGACGCGAGTCTCGGCCAGAATGGAACCAGACAGGTTCTCCCCACCTGCAATGACGCGAGGCATGGACCCGACCGTGCCAGGAGGAGGATGCATGCGACGGCTCACCCTCGCCGGCAGCACCACAGTGATCACGGGTGCCGCCAGCGGCATGGGCGCGGAGATCGCTCGGCAGCTGTCCGCCGCCGGCGCACACCTCGCGCTGCTCGATCACAACGCTGAGGCGCTCGCATCCATCGCGGCCGAGCTGCCCGGCGCGGTCAGCACGCACGTCGTCGACCTGAGCGACGACGTCGCCGCCTTCGCCGCAGTCGCCGACGTGACTGCCGCACATCCCCGGATCAACGCGCTGATCACCTGCGCCGGGTCCTCGATGCTCGGCAGCCTCGAGCAGCTGACGATGGAGGAGATGCGCTGGCTGATCGATGTGAACCTGTGGGGCACCGTGTCCGTCACGAAGGCCCTGCTGCCCGCGCTCAGGGCCGCGCCGGCTGCGCACATCACCCACATGTCCAGCGTCTACGCGCTGGCCGCTCCCGCCGGGCGCATCCCGTACGCGATGAGCAAATTCGCGGTACGCGGCTTCTCCGAGGCTCTGCGCCACGAACTGGAGGGCAGCTCCGTGACGGTCGGCGCGCTCTACCCGGCGGGCGTGCGCACCGGGATCATCCTGCACGGCCGTTACGCCGCCGCGATCGACCCTGCGGTCGCCGCGCGGGCCGCATCGGCGCAGGCCGCGATGTACCACACCGAACCGATGGATGCCGCGGCGCAGATCATCCGCGCCACCGAACGCCGGAAAGCGCGCACGATGATCGGACGCGAAGCGCGACTCGTCGACCTGATCGTGCGCCTGTCGCCGGTCGGGTACTGGCGTGCGATGCGCAGTACGCTGCGCCAGGCGACCGACACCACCACGCCGGTGGCGTGAGATCAGAGGGTCGACGCCGACCCGGCTCCGAAGCGGCGTTCGGCCGCAGCCGCGCCCGCCGCGAGGTGCTCGGCGAGCAGACGGCGCACGAGGTCCGCATCACGGGCCTCGATGGCTTCGAAGAGCTCCCGATGGGAGACGGCCATCGAGTGCGGATCCTGATGCAGCCCGAAGATCCACTTCAGACGAGTCGCGAAGACGCCGGCGAGTTCGGTGAGCACATCATTGCCTGCGAGCACGGCCATGTACGAGTGGAAATCTCCCGCGGCTGCCTGCGATGCGGCCGGGTCGCCGTCGTGCGCTGCCCGCTCTTCGCGCTCCAGCACCCGGCGCAATCCGTCGAGCCCCGCCTCGTCGTGGCGCTCGGCTGCGTACACGAACAGCATGGTCTCGATCGGCGCGCGGACCTCCGCGAAGTCGCGCACGTCATCCAGCGTGTATTCGCGGACGACCGCCCACGTCCGGGGGCGCGCGACGACGATACCCTCCGTGACGAGGGTGCGGATCGCCTCGCGGACGGGAAGTCGCGACACGCTGAGTTGCGCGGCGATGTCGCGTTCCACCAGCCGTGAGCCCGGACGTCTGCGGCCGAGAACGATGTCATCGCGCAGCTGACGTGCCACCCGGGCGGACTCCAACTCCGCAGATCTCTCCCCCATCCGAGCAATTGTGCCACTCATCTGCGCATTGGCACAGGTTTGGTATACCGGGGGCACTTTCCCGGCCTCGCCGCGATCACACGCGTGTCAACCGACCGGCAGGCAGCGTTCCCACCGCGACAGGGCGCCCCCGCGTATGGGCCCACTGGCTCCACGACCCCGGGTAGACCCGGGCCGAGATGCCGGCGTGCTCCAGCGCGAGCGCGGCATGCATCGCCGCGACCCCCGAACCGCAGTACACGGCCACCTCGGTACCGGCATCCACCCCTGCCGTGGCGAAGAGCCGCTGCAGCGCCTCGGGGCGGTGCAAGCGCCCGTCGGCCGCGACCGTCGCCATGGCCGGGAGGTTCACCGCACCGGGGAT
It includes:
- the hrpB gene encoding ATP-dependent helicase HrpB translates to MMLEDGRVKSAPFDIASIGSGLAFAAALDDLGAALESSSVVVSAPPGTGKTTLVPPVLANRTGGRVIVTQPRRVAARAAARRLAQLDGSPLGRRVGFTVRGERQVESATRIEFVTAGVLLRRLLADPGLDGVDAVIIDEVHERALETDLLIGLLGEVRELRDDLVIVAMSATLDAEKIAGVLGQGAVGQDAAPAPIVTQTVPQHPLEERWAPSSAPRLDERGVTWAFLDHVADVTASAGLDLFRADPAADVLVFAPGAREVSEIAHRVRRRAGDVDVRELHGQLTAVEQDAVIRGRGIQGPPRIIVTTSLAESSLTVPGVRLVVDTCLSRYPQRDAARGMSGLVTGPTSRASAVQRAGRATRQGAGTVIRCVDERTFAAAPSRPAPEIATTDLTDAALLLACWGAPGGAGLRLLDPMPADSLNDALTVLRGLGAIYDDGRATPAGRELARVPTDPRLARALRDGAPLVGARFAAEVVALLGGEIRIADGDLAAALVAMRDRRAPDSRRWAQEVTRLLRSVNSAAPHSTRATTDDIGLVVALAFPERVARRVDRSAHGATFLLASGTRAGITGPLADAEWLAVADVSRAQGRAAGGTGAVIRAAATISEEHVEQAAGHLLTDRVEADFSGGRVVARRERRIGAIVRSSVPVRAQADDGGRDAVRRAIEQYGLGVFTWSDAADALRCRLALLHRELGMPWPDVSDGALLAGLDTWLDPELDSLAGGAPAARIDLAPALRRLLPWPAAADLDALAPERLEVPSGSRVRIAYPPLDDPAARPVVAVKLQECFGWAQTPRLVNGRVPVLFHLLSPAGRPLAVTADLASFWSGPYAQVRAEMRGRYPKHPWPEDPWDAAPTRHTKNRAERA
- a CDS encoding ABC transporter permease; translated protein: MNGRRTFATAGRVLAQLRHDPRSIALMLIAPSLLVGLFAWLFSDQEGVFDQFGGAILALFPFIVMFLITSITTLRERRSGTLERLMTTPLGKPDFILGYALAFGLMALLQAVVTVSFAVWVCGLSVDGPLWQLGLVAIVDALLGTALGLLASAFAQTEFQAVQFMPLLVFPQIILGGLFMPRDQMPDVLYAISDWLPLSYAIDTINAVAAGDEGWDVFGPLLIVLAFAVGALLLASLTLRRRTR
- a CDS encoding ABC transporter ATP-binding protein; this translates as MMNNPAVEIADLHVRRGAVRVFDGVDLTIPRGQITGLLGPSGCGKTTLMRSIVGVQKITSGDVMVLGEPGGSRQLRHRVAYGTQGAAVYGDLSVRQNLAYVASLLKAPKGDVDRVIDEVGLRGQAGQLVDSVSGGQSIRVSLGMALIGSPELIVLDEPTVGLDPVLRSELWQLFRGLADRGVTMVVSSHVMDEALRCDRLLLMREGRIIADTTPSALLEDTGTSDPEAAFLALIERDRTASASPNGETRRSRREARETEEEAGE
- a CDS encoding TetR family transcriptional regulator, whose protein sequence is MVSRRGRGRPPGASDARARIEAAAMHEFGEHGYDGATMRAIAARAEVDSALVHHYFGTKADLFAEVAGFPVRPDVEVPAILRGPRGDAGERIVRFVLESFERPDVRKRGVMVLRTVVSGKLTGPLVTGFMSRELLPRIAAEIDAPDAELRASLVASQIAGLIIARYIVKLPALTGASVDELVARVGPTVQRYLFD
- a CDS encoding L-serine ammonia-lyase, iron-sulfur-dependent, subunit alpha; amino-acid sequence: MTAYVSAFDLFSIGVGPSSSHTVGPMRAALDFSQRLAAHERLAGVARVTCTLYGSLGATGIGHGTPDAVVAGLRGLTPETCDPDEVRAAWSSFPKGGRLFIAGRHAVPFAKDDIEFAPRTRLPGHPNAMTIRAHGADGGVLVEDTYYSIGGGFIRRDGEDAQIAAGGFPLDYTDAASLIALCDERGITIADIARENEMALRSEAEVAAGLDAIWDAMAGCVDAGLHADGVLPGILKVKRRAGAIREQLDAIEAEGAPAIPGEWLGAFALAVNEENAAGGRVVTAPTNGAAGILPAVAMYWWRFLADSGLGSGNAVTPYGELVGSALLGFSGSEGLRLPSVAQPVSSAEASPPSLNDPQEDFEAHIAEANRRRGIRRFLLTATALGSLFKANASISGAEGGCQAEVGSACAMAAGGLTAVMGGTSRQIENAAEIAMEHHLGLTCDPIGGLVQIPCIERNAIAASTAVTAARLALRGDGEHYVSLDAVVETMRQTGADMSTKYKETSEGGLAVNVIEC
- a CDS encoding asparagine synthase — its product is MGRTADAIAEGVAIATAAARLTLKNQILVGTIAKGGVFDSDKYVDDARQALLAMAAESEQAADAMVRLRKRARGRYSDPAGTHDYRDRDVRNLRRRARQYAGVADRLKAMAEDPEKLGVLVEDARQAAWADVRGNLDRRLVVESMRPEQDPDYATMREARMQALRLVDLQALSSRQRAKRKREAAS
- a CDS encoding SDR family NAD(P)-dependent oxidoreductase — protein: MRRLTLAGSTTVITGAASGMGAEIARQLSAAGAHLALLDHNAEALASIAAELPGAVSTHVVDLSDDVAAFAAVADVTAAHPRINALITCAGSSMLGSLEQLTMEEMRWLIDVNLWGTVSVTKALLPALRAAPAAHITHMSSVYALAAPAGRIPYAMSKFAVRGFSEALRHELEGSSVTVGALYPAGVRTGIILHGRYAAAIDPAVAARAASAQAAMYHTEPMDAAAQIIRATERRKARTMIGREARLVDLIVRLSPVGYWRAMRSTLRQATDTTTPVA
- a CDS encoding GntR family transcriptional regulator; the protein is MGERSAELESARVARQLRDDIVLGRRRPGSRLVERDIAAQLSVSRLPVREAIRTLVTEGIVVARPRTWAVVREYTLDDVRDFAEVRAPIETMLFVYAAERHDEAGLDGLRRVLEREERAAHDGDPAASQAAAGDFHSYMAVLAGNDVLTELAGVFATRLKWIFGLHQDPHSMAVSHRELFEAIEARDADLVRRLLAEHLAAGAAAAERRFGAGSASTL